Within the Tessaracoccus flavescens genome, the region AATGCTCGGCGGCATGAGCTGGGAGTCGACCGCCCAGTACTACCGGATCGCCAACGAACTGGTTCGTGAGCGGCTCGGCGGGCTGCATTCGGCACCCCTGCTGATCGACTCGGTGGACTTCGCCGAGATCGAGGCGATGCAGGTCGAGGGAGACTGGGACGGCGCAGGCCGCCTGCTCGCGGGCCGGGCGGCCGCCCTGGAAGCAGCCGGCGCCGAACTGCTCGTCATCTGCACCAACACGATGCACAAGGTCTACGACCGAATCGCGGAGGCTGTGAGCGTGCCGGTCCTCCACCTCGCCGACGCGACCGCGGCGGCCGTCCGCCGCGAAGGCCTAGACCGGGTCGGCCTGCTCGGCACGGCTTTCACCATGGAGCAGGAGTTCTACCGCGACCGGATCGCCGGCCACGGTCTCGAGGTCGTCATCCCCGAGGCCGGAGAGCGCGCGGTCGTGCACCGGGTGATCTACGACGAGCTCGTCCGCGGCATCGTCCGCGACGACTCGCGGGAGGCCTACCTCGCGATCATCGGGCGGCTCGTCGAGCGCGGCGCCCATGGCGTGATCCTCGGCTGTACTGAGATCGAGCTGCTGGTCGGGCAGGAACACGTCGAGGTGCCCCTGTTCCCGACGACGCGGATCCACGTCGAGGAGATGGTCGCGCAGGCGGGCGCGCCCACCCTCTGACGCCGATGCCTACTTGGTGAACTTGGCCTTGAGCGCCGAGATGCGCTCGTCCCACTTCTCGTGGCGCTCCTGCTTGCGCTCCTCGCGCAGGGCCTGCTTGGCCGCGTCGCGGGCGGCCTCGGCGGCTTCCTGCTGCGCCTCAAGCTCCGCGAGCACCTGTTCCAGCGGGAGCCGGGTGACGGTGCCCCCGTGGTCCGAGACGAAGTGGTCGAGCGAGGCGGTCTCAGCCTCGGAGGTCTGCAGCACGAGCGCGTTGTGACCCGGCGGAATGCTCGACGCGGCGCTGGCGAGCACCGAGCCCTGGTCGGCGGCGCGATCAGCGTCGGAAAGGCCGCCGATCAGGCCTCCCGCGCCCCATCCGAGCAGCATGCCGAGGGGGCCGCCGAGTGCACCGACGAGGATCCCGATCAGCGAGCCACCGAGGTAGCCGTCACCCGCGTACTCGTCGCCGCCCTCCGGGATCGAGACGCGACCGTCGGCGTCGCGCTGGACCAGCGCGGAGGCGGTCACGACCGCGGAGACGGGCGAGGACTTGAGGTCTGAGAGGGCCTTGAAGGCCTCCGCATCGTCAGGGAAGGTCACGATGGCGAGGAAGTTCGGCATGGCAGGTTCTCCTTATCGGCCTGGGCGAGTGCCTTGTGTACGTGATTTCACCGTAGGTCGCGGGTCCCACGATCACACGTAACGGCAGCCAACTACTGCCAAAAGTTGGCTCGGCGTTCACCCGATGGCGTCGGCGGAGCGTGAGCGCTGGAGCGCAGGGCGTATGGAAGCCGTTAGGACGCTTCCCCCCCAGACCGGACGGGAGTGGTCTTGGTGTCGTACCCGCCGGGCGCCTCGAAAACCCCAGGAGCTCGAAATGCTCGACGTGATCTACGTCCTCCTCGTCATCGGCCTCTTCGTCGCCGTGGCTCTGCTCGGCAAGGGGGCAGAACGGCTGTGAGCCTCTTCGACCTGCTCGCCGTCATCCTCGCTTGCCGGTGTCTGCTATCTGCTGATTGCCCTCGTCCGCCCGGAGCGGTTCTCGTGACCGCCGCGATCGCGGCGCTGACGCTGCTGTGCGTGATCGTCCCCCTCGCCCTCGTGGACCGGCCGATGGGGCGCTATCTCGCCTGGGTCTACTCCTCCGGGCGCCACTGGCGGACCGAGCGACTCGCCTACCGCTGGCTGAGGGTCGACCCCGACCAGGCACAGAAGTGGCGCTCCTACCTCGGAGGCGTGCTCGCCTTCTCCGCCGTCGACCTGCTGATCCTCTACACGCTGCAGCGGGTGCAGCACTGGCTGCCGCTGGCCCTCGGCCACGGGGCCGTCTCCCCCGACCTTTCCTTCAACACGGCGGCCTCCTTCGTAGGCAACACGAACTGGCAGTCCTACTCGGGTGAGCTGACCATGGGCCACCTGGTGCAGATGACAGGCCTCACGGTCCAGAACTTCACCTCCGCCGCCGTCGGCATGGGCGTCGCGGTCGCGCTGATCCGTGGCCTCGCCGCCCGCTCCACTGGTCTGGTCGGCAACTTCTGGGTGGACCTGGTCCGCGGGCTGCTTCGCGTGCTCCTGCCCATCTCCGTGGTCGGGGCCGTGGTGTTGATGCTCGGAGGCGTCGTCCAGAACCTCGACGCGGCGATGCAGGCCACCACCCTTGCCGGTGGCCGGCAGTCGATCCCCGGGGGGACCCGTCGCCTCACAGGAGGTGATCAAGCTGCTCGGCACCAACGGTGGCGGATTCTTCAACACCAATTCCGCGCACCCGTTCGAGAACCCGTCGGCAGTGACGAACTACCTCGAACTGTTCCTGATGCTGCTGATCCCCGTCTCCCTGACCCGCACCTACGGCCTGCTGGTCGCAGACACCCGGCAGGGACATGCGGTCCTCGCCGTGATGACGATCCTGTTCACGGCCTCCTACTCCGCCCTCGTCTGGCTCGAGTCCGCCGCACGCGACGCCGCTCCAGCCCTGGCAGGCGGCGCCTTCGAGGGCAAGGAGATGCGCTTCGGCATCGTCGCGTCCGCTCTGTTCGCCACCGTCGGGACCGGCACCTCGACCGGCGCCCTCAACTCGATGCACGACTCGCACACCTCGCTCGGCGGGATGCTGCCGATGCTCAACATGATGCTCGGCGAGATCAGCCCCGGGGGCGGCGCACACAGTGCCCCCAGCGGGGCTCGAACCCGCGACCCATGGATTAAAAGTCCACTGCTCTACCGACTGAGCTATAGGGGCGGTCGGTAGTTTAGCGTCCCGCCCGGCTGGTCGCGGACTCCGGGTCCGCGTCCGCGATGCCCGTTACCCGGGACGCCTCGGGCGTCGTCAGGCGCCTGCAAGACTGGAACGACACCCGATCGATGACTGGGAGGTCATTCCATGGCAACCGATACACACGTCCGTTCCGTTTCCGAGTTCGATCTCGAGCGCTACCTCGGCCTCTGGTACGAGATCGGGCGACTTCCGCTGAAGTGGGAGGACGCCCACGCGACCCACATCACTGCCGAGTACTCGCTGCAGGACGACGGCGACGTCCGCGTCGACAACCGCTGCTTCGACAATGCGGGAAAGCCCACCCAGTCGATCGGCCGCGCGAAGCCCGTCGGTGACGTGCCCGGCCGGCTCAAGGTCTCTTTCCTGCCCGAGTTCCTCCGCTGGATCCCGTTCACCGAGGGCGACTACTGGGTGCTGAAGCTGGACCCTGAGTACACGGTCGCTCTGGTCGGCACTCCCGACCGCAAGAACCTGTGGCTCCTCGCCAGGCAGCCCGACGTGCCGGCCAGCATCGTCGACGAGTACCGCGCCGAGGCCGAGCGGCAGGGCTTCGACCTGACCGACTGGATCAACCCCGACCAGGACGGGCGCCGCGTCACCGACGAACTGCTCCACAAGGACTGATACTGGACGTCATTCACAGCCGGCGCCGTCGTCGTCACGGTCTAGGTGGCTGCCATATCCCGGCTGGCCGATCCTGATCGGATCGGCCCCGGCGCTGCGCACCGCCTTGCAGTTCGGGCAGTAGACCGACTTTGGTGCTTCCTCATTGAAGGTGTCGGCCAGGGGGCGGATGTCGGTGTCACTCGATTGTGCCGACCGCGCGACCGCTTCGAGCTTCCCGAGGGTTGGGGCAGCAGTCACGCTCACTTCTGGTCCTGGCACCGTTGCAGTGACCTTGGGAGCTGGCGCCGTCACTGTGGGCCGTGCGTGACTGGCCCGAACAACGACCGGCATTTCCGCCATGGTCTGCAGCCCCCGGGCGTCTGGCACGCTTGAGACCATGGGTCCGTGGATGTGGTTCTTCATCGTGGTGGCGATCGGCGTCGTGCTGCTGGCCGCCGCGCTGCTCGCCGACCGCCGGGCCCGCAGGCAGCTCGCCGGCGCCGGAGAGCCCGCTCCGCTGCGGCACAACGACGACGTCGACCGGCACGTCCCCGCCTACATCACGCAGGACGAGATCGATGAGCTTCCCGACCCCCACCGTGGCGCTCAGGGCAGCGTGCCTCATCGCGGCGAGGGGTTCTCGTTCGGGCATGCGCACCGCGACTTCGCAACGCTCAGCGACGGAGCGAGCCGCGACAACGCGAGCCTCCTTGTGGTCAACGGTCGGGTCGACTCCATGCGCGAACTGTTCTCCCCCCTCGCCCGGGCGAGCGAGGACGAGCCTCTCATCGTCGTGGCGGACAGCTTCGACCCGGTGGTGGTGACCACGCTCGCGGCGAACCGTCGCGCCCTCGGGACGCCGGTCGTCGCGGCCCAGGCCGGCGCGAAGGACCGGCTCCGGCTCGCCGAGCTGACCGGCGCCGTCGAGCTCGACCCCTCCGATCTGCAGGCGGGCTACGTCCCGGTCGAGGCGCTCGGACGCGCCAGGCACTGGGCGAGCACGGCGAGCCGCACCTGGGTCACCCCGTTCGAGTCGGGGGAAACTACACCCGGGGTCTGACCGTTGCGCCGCCGGATCTCCTCCTGCGGGTCGGAACCTCAAGCTGGAACCTCAACCTTGAGGGCGAACCTCAAGCTCGACTTCACCTCGGCTGACCCTGAGAGATTCAGGCCCCTCTCAACTTTCACACCGACCCCCGTTTAGCCGACTGCTACCCCATAACCCCTTGTCAGAGCAGAGAGAGCGAAAAGAAGCGCCGCGAAATCACACGCTTGTCGTTTTCGAAGCGTCTTCGGCGTGTCGCGTTGTCACTTCTCAGCAAACTCTCAACCTCCGTTGTTCCTGGCTCGTACACCCTCTTAATGTCCGTCGCAGTGGCCGGACGTGTCCGGGGGCTGATGCCCCGGGGAAGCGGGGCGTCCGGCCAACCGCACCGACGAGGAGAGACGTGAAGAAAGCACTCAGAGGCCTACGCGGCGTTGCAGCAGCGGCCGGAGTCGCAGTTCTGGTTCAGGGACTCGGCACCCTTGCGCTCGGCCCGGCGGCCGACGCAGGCGACGGGGACGTGACCGCGACGACCCGCGTGCATGTCCGCACCGGGCCCGCCACCTCCGCCAAGTCACTCACGGTGATCAACAAGGGCACGACCCTGCCCTCGTCCGGGTCGAGCAACGGCTGGACGAAGGTCACCTACAACGGCAAGACCGCCTGGATCGCGAGCGCCTACCTCAAGGGCTCGAAGTCCAGCGCTCCCTCGTCCGAGACGTCGAACGGCACCACCGTTGGCCAGGGTGGCACCACCTACACGACGGCGAACCTCAACCTCCGCACCGGACCGTCGCTGCGCGACAAGGTCTTCGTGGTGATCAAGAAGGGCGCCTCGCTCTCGCTCACGGGGAAGGTGAGCGGCGGCTACACGCAGATCAGCTACAAGGGCAAGGCCCTCTGGGCCTCGACGAGCTACCTGAGCTCGGCGAAGGGCTCCACCTCGAGCTCACTGCCGAAGGTCACGAGCAAGGCCCGCGGAACGACGGCACTGATGATCCGCACTTCCTCGTCGTCGAAGTTCACCAATCTCGGCGACGCCCCGAAGGGCACGATCTTCGATCTGACCGGGGTCAAGGAGAACGGGATGGCTCAGGTCATCTACAAGGGCGCGGTCCGCTGGGTCAACGCCAAGTACCTGACCGCCGTCAGCGACTCGACCACGCCTTCGACGCCTGACACCCCCAAGACCAGCACCCGCTACGCGACGACCGTGCTGAACATCTGGGCCGCAGCCACCGGCCAGTCCTACAGCGGAGAGATCCCCCGCGGAGGCGAACTCCAGGTCACGGGCACGGTCAAGAACGGCCGCGCCGAGATCGTGATCAACGGCGCGAAGAAGTGGGTGACTGCCAAGTACGTCTCGACCTCGAAGCCTGCCTCGTCCGGTTCGGGCGCCTCGACCGGCGGCGGCACCTCGCTGAACCGCGGCTACTCCAGCGGACTTGACCAGACCAACGCGAACGTCCAGTCGATCGTGCGGGACGTGTGGAACCGCTACCCCCAGATCAAGACCATGTACGGTTGGCGCCGCGACGTCACGCCCGATCACCCTGCCGGCCGCGCGGTCGACGTGATGATCCCCAGCTACAAGACCAACTCGGCACTCGGCTGGGAGATCGCGAAGTACTACCAGGCGCACGCCAGCCAGTACAACATCAACTACATCATCTTCGATCAGAAGATCTGGTCCACCGCCCGCACCAAGGAAGGCTGGCGCTCCATGGCCAACCGTGGCGGCGACACGGCCAACCACAAGGATCACGTGCACATCAACACGCACGGCTGACCGAACAGCCAGGACGCGGGGCCCACCGGGCCCCGCGTTTTTTCGCGTTCCACGTCTTTTGGCGGTGGGGCGCGATTCCCCTATGCTTGTCGAGCCTGGTCCCCATCGTCTAGCGGCCTAGGACTCCGCCCTTTCACGGCGGCAGCACGGGTTCGAATCCCGTTGGGGATGCAACAGCACACGCGGAGGGCGCCGAGATCGGCGCCCTCCGGGTTTCTGCTGCTCCAGGTGCGGTCGTGCAGGCTCCCAGCGGAACTGCGATGCTCCCCACCCAGACGCGCCCGACCGGCCGCCGAAAAGCCGCGCCCGACGCCGTCCATCGCCTGGAAGCTCGTTCAACGCCCGCTCCTGACAAGGCACTTTGCCCGATGTGACAGCGCGGCTGAAGTCAGGCTATAGTTCTCGAGTTGGCAACGCCAGCAAGGCCAAGAAATTGGCCCCGTAGCGCAGTTGGTTAGCGCGCCGCCCTGTCACGGCGGAGGTCGCGGGTTCGAGTCCCGTCGGGGTCGCTAGGTCAGGCATCACGCCTTGGCCATGGCCAGGTAGCTCAGCTGGTAGCAGCGTTCGCCTGAAAAGTGAAAGGTCGCCGGTTCGACCCCGGCCCTGGCCACAGACAAAACCCCTAGTTGACTAGGGGTTTTCTTCATTTCACCCCCAATCCGCGCCGTCTGGGCATCCCTACGACGCCGCCCCGATATCGCATGAATTGCTAGACCAGCCGTACTCTGGAAGCAGGAGGCCTCATGGTCCAGCCCAACCGGTCACACCGGCTTCATCACGGTGGGGGACCTTTTACTACCGCGAGTCCAAGGGCCGTGGGTCAGAGTCCTCGA harbors:
- a CDS encoding SH3 domain-containing protein, producing MKKALRGLRGVAAAAGVAVLVQGLGTLALGPAADAGDGDVTATTRVHVRTGPATSAKSLTVINKGTTLPSSGSSNGWTKVTYNGKTAWIASAYLKGSKSSAPSSETSNGTTVGQGGTTYTTANLNLRTGPSLRDKVFVVIKKGASLSLTGKVSGGYTQISYKGKALWASTSYLSSAKGSTSSSLPKVTSKARGTTALMIRTSSSSKFTNLGDAPKGTIFDLTGVKENGMAQVIYKGAVRWVNAKYLTAVSDSTTPSTPDTPKTSTRYATTVLNIWAAATGQSYSGEIPRGGELQVTGTVKNGRAEIVINGAKKWVTAKYVSTSKPASSGSGASTGGGTSLNRGYSSGLDQTNANVQSIVRDVWNRYPQIKTMYGWRRDVTPDHPAGRAVDVMIPSYKTNSALGWEIAKYYQAHASQYNINYIIFDQKIWSTARTKEGWRSMANRGGDTANHKDHVHINTHG
- a CDS encoding DUF1269 domain-containing protein, which translates into the protein MPNFLAIVTFPDDAEAFKALSDLKSSPVSAVVTASALVQRDADGRVSIPEGGDEYAGDGYLGGSLIGILVGALGGPLGMLLGWGAGGLIGGLSDADRAADQGSVLASAASSIPPGHNALVLQTSEAETASLDHFVSDHGGTVTRLPLEQVLAELEAQQEAAEAARDAAKQALREERKQERHEKWDERISALKAKFTK
- a CDS encoding aspartate/glutamate racemase family protein, whose product is MRRIGMLGGMSWESTAQYYRIANELVRERLGGLHSAPLLIDSVDFAEIEAMQVEGDWDGAGRLLAGRAAALEAAGAELLVICTNTMHKVYDRIAEAVSVPVLHLADATAAAVRREGLDRVGLLGTAFTMEQEFYRDRIAGHGLEVVIPEAGERAVVHRVIYDELVRGIVRDDSREAYLAIIGRLVERGAHGVILGCTEIELLVGQEHVEVPLFPTTRIHVEEMVAQAGAPTL
- a CDS encoding excalibur calcium-binding domain-containing protein, with product MSVTAAPTLGKLEAVARSAQSSDTDIRPLADTFNEEAPKSVYCPNCKAVRSAGADPIRIGQPGYGSHLDRDDDGAGCE
- a CDS encoding lipocalin family protein — its product is MATDTHVRSVSEFDLERYLGLWYEIGRLPLKWEDAHATHITAEYSLQDDGDVRVDNRCFDNAGKPTQSIGRAKPVGDVPGRLKVSFLPEFLRWIPFTEGDYWVLKLDPEYTVALVGTPDRKNLWLLARQPDVPASIVDEYRAEAERQGFDLTDWINPDQDGRRVTDELLHKD